The candidate division WOR-3 bacterium DNA window GTTTATGCTCCATTTCAGGTGCAAAGGAGGCAATAGCACGCCACCTCTTTCCCCTGCCAAGGATTGAGGTGATGAGGCAACTGAAAGGGCAGATGGGCGCCTTGATTGACACCTCTGACGGCTTGGCAACCGATGCGAGGCATATTGCGGAGATGAGCAATGTGCGGATTATCATTCACCCGGAGAAAATTCCGATGCACAAAGCCACGGTTAAAATTTGTCAACTGCTTGACAAAAATCCGTTCAGGTTTTGCCTGACTGCAGGTGAGGATTACGAACTCCTGTTTACCACAAAGGAGAAAATGCCCAGTCGGATTGCAAATATCCCTGTGAGCGTGATTGGGAGGGTGGAGAGGGGCAGGGGGTTGTATTATGAGGAAAAGGGGGTAATAAGAGCGATAAAGGAGCATGGTTACGACCATCTTGACCAAAAAACAGGCTAAAATGTTGACAAGTTGTGGATAAATATGTGGAAAAACCCCAAATTTAACGATTTTTAACCCTGCACACCCCTTAACTCCACAGAAATAAATACCATTGCTGATTTTTACGGCACCTGTTCTGTAAGTTTAATTTTATCAAATAGTTAAAGAGTTGTATCTATTAAAAGATTTTGTTTGACATACTATATGTTGTGCTGTATTATTATTAAGCACCATATGAAGTGTCCATATTGTCTAAATGAAGAGGATAAGGTTCTTGACTCCCGTCCTGCCCAGGAAGGAAATGCGATTCGCAGGCGGAGGGAGTGTTTGAAGTGCGGGAAGCGTTTTACCACTTATGAGTACATCGAGCGCACGCCCCTGATGGTTGTGAAGCGGGATGGCAGGCATGAGCCCTACGACCGGCAGAAGGTGATTAATGGTATTCTCCTTGCCTGCAGGAAAAGACCGGTGGGAAGGGCAGAGATTGAGAAACTGGTGGATGCGGTTGAGAATAGATTGAGTGAGGACGGTCGGATTGAGGTCAGTTCCGCTGAGTTAGGCGAAATGGTGTTGGCGCAGCTAATAAATATTGACCCGGTAGCCTATGTGAGGTTTGCCTCGGTTTACCGGCAATTCAATAGTCCGGAGCAGTTTGTTGAGGAGTTAAAAAATTTAAAAAAGGGAGGCATTGGTGGCAGCACCGAGAAAAAGGACGAAAAAGAATAATCAACAGAATGATTTGGCAAAGCAGATGGTTAATGAGAGCGAAAGGTTGCAACGCCTGTTTCGCAAGGTACAGAAGCGTTCTGGCGACTTGGTGGATTTTGACATCAATAAGATAACCACTGCCATTTTCAATGCTGCCCGCGCGGTTGGTGGTGAGGATTATGCCCGTGCCCAGTGGCTGGCAGAAAAGGTGGTGGAATACCTTTATGCCCAGCGCGGACCCCATATTCCTACAGTTGATGAGATTGGGGATGCGGTGGAAAAGATTCTGATTGAAAATGGTCATGCCCAGACCGCCAAGGCTTTTATTCTCAAGCGGGAGGAGCGCGCCCGGGCAAGAAGGCTCCATGCCGCCCGGATCAAGCCCAACATCGGCGGCAAGAGGGATACAACCGAGTTTGCCCTGTTTGTCCGTTCATCCGATGACACCATCCGGCAGTGGGACCGGAGTCGCATCAGCCGCGCGCTTGTGCGTGAAGCCGGTCTTGACCCTGATGATGCCGAAGAGATTGCCAGGGAGGTGGAGGAAATCATCATTAACGCCAATGTCAAGCGGGTGACATCAAGTCTGGTGCGGGAGCTGGTTAATGCCAAACTAATTGAGCGGGGTCTGGAGGAGCATCGCCGGCGCCATGCCCGGCTGGGTGTGCCGATTGCCGATGTGGAGAATCTAATTCTGTATAAGAACCGTGAGAATGCCAATACCCCGCACAATCCTGAGGCAACCAATATGACCCTTGCGGAATGGACCTTGAAGCAGTTTGCCCTTTCCTCGGTTTTCGACTCAGATATTGCGGACGCGCATACCTGGGGCGATATCCATTTGCATGACCTTGGTTTTATCAATCGCCCCTATTGTTCGGGTCAATCCTTGGAGTATGTTAAAAAGTTTGGGCTGAATCTGCCCAATGCCCTGTCAATGGCAAAGCCGGCACGGCACCCGGAAACCCTGCTTGCCCATATGGTGAAATTCTCCGCCGCGTTGCAGGGGCATTTTGCCGGGGCGATTGGCTGGGATGCGGTCAACATATTTTTCGCACCCTTTCTCACCGGGATGAGTGACAGAGATATTCATCAGTTAGCCCAGATGTTGGTTTTTGAGTATTCCCAGCAGAATGTTGCCCGGGGTGGTCAGGCGATATTTTCTGATATCAACCTTTACTGGGAGATTCCCAATCACTTTGCTAATGTTGAGGCGATTGGACCCGGTGGTGAATACACCGGCAAGAAGTACGGTGAGTATTTGACCGAGGCGCAACGGTTCCTGTGGGCAATCTTTGATGTTTACCTGGAGGGTGATGGTTCTGGGCGCCCGTTCTTTTTCCCAAAACCTTTAGTCCATATGACCGAAAACTTTTTCAAGACCCCAGGGTCAAAGGAGTTTCTTGAACACATTGCTGATGTCGCCGCGGAAAAGGGTAATACCTATTTTGTTTTTGACCGGGGTAAGACCGCGAAGGTAAGCGAGTGTTGTCGCTTGAGTTTCCGGCTGGATGAACATGACCTTTGCGATGCCCAGACACCATGGAAGATGCGTTACTGCGCGTTGCAGAATGTCACTTTGAACCTGCCCCGGGTGGCTTACCTTGCCAATCACAACGACGATACCCTTTTCCGCCTCCTGCGGGAACGGATGGAGATGATTGCCCGTGCCCACCTGGAAAAGAAAACCTTTATTGAAAAACTGCTGGCGCTTAAAAATGAGGGTCCTTTGGCACTCTTGACGATGAACCCTGATGGGGAACCCTATCTGCGGCTACATCGGGTTACCTATCTGGTTGGAATCCTCGGGCTGAATGAACTGGTTCAGTACCATCTTGGTCAAGAGTTGCATGAGAGCGAGCAGGCGTTCCGGTTCGGACTGAAGGTGATTGCCTTTCTCAATCTCGAGTGCAAACGGCTGGCGAGAATGCATAACATCCGGCTGGTTTTAGAGCAAACACCGGCGGAGTCAACCGCTTATCGGCTGGCAAAACTTGATTTGGAGTTTTATCCGGAGCAGGCGCTCCAAGTGGTGAAGGGCGATATCAATTCCGGTTCGGTTTATTACACCAACTCCACCTATCTCAACATCTCCGCACCCATTGACCCGATTGAGCGGGTTTACTATGAAGGCAAATTCCACGATATGATCGAGGCGGGCGCTCTGACCCATGTCTGGCTTGCCGACTCAAGACCACCGAAGGAGTCGATCGCCAACTTTGTGCTCAAGACATTTCACCAGACGCGCAATGCCCAGATTGCCTTTTCACCCGAATTCACCACCTGCGCCCGATGCCACCGAACCAGCCGCGGGCTTAACAGCACCTGTCCTTGGTGCCATTCCGCTGATGTTGACCACATCACCCGAGTCACCGGTTATTTCTCCCGAGTCTCAGGCTGGAATGCGGGTAAAAGGCAGGAACTGAAAGACCGATATAAAACCGACTTGAAGGCCATTAAGGAATCTCTCCATCGCAACGGTTAAATTTGCAGATTCAAGTCCTGGTTAAGCCTCGGTCAAATGTAAATAAGGTCATTCCCAACCCCGATGGTTCTTTTACAGTTACGGTGGCTGCTCCTCCAGTTGAGGGAAAAGCCAACCAGGCGGTAGTCGCCGCTCTTGCCGAATTTTTTAAAGTACCCAAAACCTTTATCAGACTGGTTGCCGGTGAGCGTTCACGGCGTAAGATTTTTCAGATTACTGAGCGAGGTTAGCTAATCAAGTAGCCTCAGTTAGTAATTTAAACTCGGTAGGTGCGAGCTGATAATCGGTTTTCACATCAATTGCCAGTTCGTAGCGCCGGGCGAACTCTGCCAAGCGCTCGTACCACTCGGTGGTGAGAAATTCGGTCAGCGCGGGGGCGGCAAGGATTCTTATCCTTCTGCCCCGAAGTTTTGGGAGCTTTGTCAGAATCATCCTTTCGATACGCATCGCCACCTCGGAGCGGGAGCGCACCCGACCCGAACCCTGGCACACTGGGCAGGTTTCAAACAAAAGGTACATCATCCCTGGACGGGTTCTTTCCCGGGTCATCTCTAAGAGTCCGAACCGGCTCATCTTGGAAAAGTCTGATTTTGCCCGGTCGTTTGCCAGCTGTGCCTTTAACTCCTGAACAACCCGCTCGGTATTCTTTGGGTCCTCCATATCAATGAAATCGATGATTATCAGCCCAGCAAGGTCGCGCAGCCTTATCTGCCGGGCAATTTCTGCTGCCGCCTCAAGGTTTGTCTCAAGAATCAACTTCTCAGGATTTTCCTCCTGAGCAGAACGTCCGGTATTGACATCAATCGCCACCATCGCTTCGGTCTGGTCAATGGTAATAAAGCCCCCGCCTTTAAGCCAAATACGCTTGTGGAAGAGCCTTTCCAGTTCCGCCTCAACACCCACCTGTTCGAGCAAAGGCGTTTCGCCCTGATAAAGTTCTACCCGGCGCTTTAGCCGGGGTGCTACCCTTGAAATGTAATTGCCAATTTCCTTATAGGAGGGCTCGTAGTCTACCACAACCTTTTCAACACTTTCATTGAGCAGATCGCGCACTACCTTAATCGCAATGGAGGGTTCCTCATAAAGAACTGCCGGTGATGCTACCTGTTCCGCCTTTGCCCTCACCTCCTCCCAGATGCGTTCCAGTTCCTGATACTCAAGTCTCAGATCTTCGTATGAAGCCTCCTGGGCCACTGTGCGGATAATGACCCCGGCATGATGGCTTTTAAACTGCCGAACCGCCTCCCGGAGCCGGTTGCGCTCCTTGCGATCGCTGATACGCCGGGAGATGCCGATTCGCTGAACATTGGGGAAATAAACGAGATACCTGCCGGGAATGGAGACAAAAGATGTGAGGCGCGCCCCCTTTTCTGCAAATGGGTCTTTGACAACCTGAACTAAAATCTCCTCACCCTCGCGGAGGCTGATGGTCCGGGGCTGGGGTCTGCCGCCTTCAGATTCCTCACCCTCCTCCTCAAGGGTATCAAATTCGGGTATTTCGGTGAGCGGCAGAAACCCGTTCTTGCGCAGCCCGATATTGATAAATGCGCCCCGCAGCCCTTTGACAACATTTTCAACCCTACCTTTGTAAATCCGACCAACAAGATTTTGCTGCTCCGCCCGTTCCACATAAAACTCTACCAGCCGGTCGTTTTCAAAAACCGCCACCCTTGTTTCCCATTCGTTGGCACTAACAAAAATTTTTGTCTTGACTTTCATAAATCCTCCATCTGAATTCAATCTGCCACCGGCTCCCCAAATGGCGAGAGGAGTTTGCCATCCCTTATAACCAGGCAGTCCTTGCGCTTGATCCGCAGACACCTAATCTCCGGTGCTGGTATCTTCAAAATCTGCTCGAGGGTATCAAACAATTTTATCCCCGGGGCAATTGTCAAGTCAAGAAGATAGACATCCTCATCGTGCTGGCAAAAACCCCTCACGCCCGGAACACCAGGTGCGTTTTGCATTCTCTCGGCAAGAAAATTGGGCAAAGAGATTTCATACCTGCCGAGGTTGATTATTTCTCCGAGTGCCGGGCTGGTTTGTGGCACCAGTTGTGCGACAACAATCCGCAGCCCCTTGGGCAGAAAGGGTCCGAGGTCACGAAGGATATTCCCTGAATATTGGTAACTGGTGTAGATATCAACATACTCCCCATCCGAGATTAACCCCACTGGCAGGGGCGGACCAAAGGAAAGCATCGGCTTGGGTGCAAAACCCTTGGTATATACAATTGGTAAATCACTGCGGCGCAGTGCCCGGTAAAATGCCCGCACCCGGTCGAGATGGGCAGAAAACCGAAACTGCTCCTCAACCACATATTTCAATCGGAACCGGTTCTTGAGTTCGCCGTACGAAAGAACCGGTACCGGTCTGCGACCGTAAACCTTTTCCTGTGACTCCCTTTTTGTTGGTGGCTGGGGTAAGTTAGGCTTGGGACCCAAACAGGCACCGCAGTTGGTGCAGCCCGCCTGAAGGCAATCAGGGGTTTCTTCGCCGGCTTGCGCCCGCCTGTATTCTGAAAGGAGAAACTCCTTATTAACCCCAACATCAATAAAATCCCAGGGCAGTCTCTCATCAACTTTGCGTTCTTGGAGATATATTTCCGGGGATATCCCAGCAGCATCCAGCGCCTCCTGCCACAGGGAAAACTTGAAGAATTCGGTCCATTCCTGAAAAATGCCACCCGAATGGTAAACCCTTTCAATCACTTGACCTAAACGCTCATCACCGCGGGCAAGCAACGCCTGAACATAGGAGCATTCCGGGTTTTCCCATTTGGGCTTGATGTTGCGCCGGTTGACCAGCGCCTTGAGCATAGCCAGCTTTGCCTGGGTCTCTTTTAAATCGGCAAAGCCTGCCCATTGCAAAGGTGTATGGGGCTTGGGTATGAATGGTGTCAGGTTAAACCGAACCATTCTGCCCCGGCAGAGCCGGGCAATCTCATTGACAAAACGGGCAATCTCCCGGACATCATCCTCGGTCTCGCCAGGTAGACCAATCATAAAGTAGAGTTTTACCCCTGCCCAGCCCGCATCAAGGGCATTGCGCACCGACTCTAAAATCTTCTCCTCAGGGATGTTTTTGTTGATGAATCTCCTTAACCGGCTGGAGGCGGTTTCCGGCGCAAATGTCAGACCTGCCTTTTTCACCTCCTGCAGGTTCAGTGCCAGTTCAGGAGAAAAGTCCTCACCCCTGGTTGAGGGCAAGGAGATGGCAACCCGGCGCTCCTTCAGTTTCTCATTGAGCCGGCGCACCAGTTCCAAGAGATAGGGATAGTCGAGTGCGGAAAGGGAAAGGAGCGAGACCTCCTCCCAGCCGCTTGCCCTGATCCCCCTTTCTGCCAGCCTGACAATCTGGTCAACATCACGGAAACGGACCGGACGGTTTATTATCCCTGCCTGACAGAACCGGCAGCCCCGAACGCAACCACGCGCAATCTCCACTGTGAGCCGGTCATGGGTGATTTCGCAGATGGGCACAACCGGTGGCAAGGGAAAGTCCTCCTCGCGCAACTCAGAAACAACCCGGCGCAAAACCTGCCCATCTTTGCAATCGGTATAACCGGGCACAAAAACACCTTTGAGCCGGGCGAGTGCCCGCAGAAGCCCATCACGGCTCTTATGGTCCCATTCCTGATAAACCGCGCTGATTTCCCTGACAACCTCTTCGCCATCGCCGACGACAAACACATCAATGAAATCAATCAGGGGCAAGGGGTTGACGGTGCAGGGTCCGCCAGCAACAATCAAAGGATGAGCGGTGGTTCTCTCCTCCCGGTGCAAAGGGATTTTAGCCAAATCCAAAAGATAAAGGATGTTGGTGTAGGAAAGTTCGCTCTGCAGGGAAATGCCGAGGATGTCAAACTCATACACCGGTCGCTTTGACTCCAACGCATAGAGCGGCAAGCCCTTTGCCTTTAACAGGGCAGCAAAATCGGGCCAGGGCACATAAGAGCGCTCACAACCGGTATTGGGAAGGCGGTTAAGAATTGAATAGAGAATCCGCAATCCGTAATTGGACATCCCGATTTCATAGACATCGGGCAGCGCCAGAACCCAGTTTACCCGACCTGGTTCGGGTTCGGCATAGAAGGTGTTGTACTCGCCGCCGGTGTAGCGAATCGGTTTGGTGACGAGGGGTAGAACCTCGCTTATTCTCTCAAACATTTTGTAAACTATTATACTAACCGAACCCGAACCAAAGTCAAGAAACCGAGCCTGAAAGGAAATTTCCTGCCCTTTATCTCCCAATCAGAAACCGGGCACCCAGTTCCGCGGAATTAAAGCCGCAGGTCTCAAGACCGGAGTAGGAGGCGCCTCCGAAACCATCAAACACAATAACCCCATCCCACCACAAATCGTGGGAAAACAGCTGGGTTTCGGCAAAAATCTCAACCTTGGGGTTCAGGAGGAACTTCAGCCCCAGACCTGCCCGATAATGAACCTCGGAGTCGTGATGGTATGTCGGTGGCTCGGTTTCAGGCAGACCGCCATAACTCACCAGCCTCATTCCTGCCCAGAGATAGGGCTTGAGGCGCCAAGAGAGTGGCGGCTCTGCGAGGATGTCCAGCCCTAACATCGGGAAAATCTTGAACGCGGCACCACCGGTTGTGAAAAACGCCAGCTGCATCAGGTCAACCCTGCCCGAAAACCAGCCAATCGGTCCATAACAGGCTTCAACCGTTGGACCAACAAACGGCTCGCCATAACTGACCTGCGCCACCGGTTTACCGGTGGTGTCAGAGTAGGTCCCGGTTCCATAACCGCTGTGATAGGTTAATTTTGTGCCAACCCTCATCGTTGGACTCGCCAGTGCGATACCGGCAAACAAAAGAGATATTGTTAGGTGCCTGTTAGTGACCATTATGCCTCCCTTTGTCTTTGTTTTTCCTCTCAAAGGGCTAAAAGAGGCAAATCCCCTGCGCCTTTTAGCCCCAGCATGCTTAACCAATAAGCACCAAGAGTCCAACTACGATTGTTTTACCGGAAAGACCTCCTGAGGGTTTGGTTTTCGGCACAAATCATACAAAAACATCATAACAAAACAAAACCATCTGTCAAGAAAAATCTTAAATTCACAGGGGTTCACCATTTAAGGGGCGACAACGACAGACTGAACACCTCTTAGGGGGATGGTGGGGAGGACGAGGTCTAAACTCCTTTATTTTATTGCTAACATATTGAAATTAAAAGTAATATAACGAATTTCCATTATAACCCTTTGTATACTTATAAGTATACTTGATGGTAAGCTCCTCCGATTAATTCTGTAAATTCTGGTCTGATACGCGCCGCCTCAATAGAAAAATTATGAGAAAGACAAGTAAGATTAAGGTGGCTAACAGGGAAAGGAAAAGCCCAATTTGGTATGACCTTGAACGGTAGGCAAACTCAACGGTATGCTCGCCCGGCTCAAGCGCAACCGCCCTGAGGGTGTGAAAAGCCTGGAGGAGTTTTGCCGGTTTACCATCGACTGTTACCTGCCAGTCAGGGTGAAAGTTCTCACTCAACACCAAAATCCCGGGTGTGCTGACATTTGCCTTAACTCTGATGCGATTGGCATCGTAATAAAGGATGGTGCATTGGGTTGCCGGGCTTGGATTTGAGTCCACTACCGGCTTATAACCAGGCGCTTCGTAAACCAGCGCAGTTTTACCCGGGTCAAATTCTTTTTGCATCAAAAGGGAGATGACCTCATCCTTGTCTTTGACAACCTGATAATCAGGGGTGATGAAGGCTCGGGGCAAAAGGTCTTTGTTTTCAAAGATGGTGTAGCGGCCGCCGGTGAAAACCCTCTCAAACTGAGGCTGGCTGAAATAGGACTTCAACTGGCTGATGACCTGCTGGCTCTGCGGGTCAAACATTGACACATCCTCGGGCAGGTTGTAGGTGATGATGTATTTGATGTTCAAGAGGTTCATAAAGTTGGGGTTGAGGAGGTTGTTTGCCTGAAACATCACGCTTTTGCCTGCGCCGATAAAGTCCTGATAACTCTGCAGCGGATTGGGAATCTGACCGGCAACCGAATAGATGTTATGAAGCCAGAGTTCGCCCTCGTCGGAGCGGTCGTAATGGAGCGGCAGGACCCGGTAAAAGGAGCTGTCCTGTTTGAGAAAGCGCACCACCTCATCCGGGCTAAAGTATTCCTTCGGATGGGGTATTGAGCGGATATAGCCGCGCTGGTTGTCCCAGAGCCTTAAGGAGATGCCGATGTCAATGGTCATTATCACTGCGCAGATGCCGGCAAAAACCGGCTTGGCGATGCGGTTGCGGTTAAAAAGGAAGACAAGACCGGTGCCAATCGCCCAGAGAAAAAGGGCAAAGAGCAGACCGCCAGTAAGTGCGGGGTAGTTGGCTTGAAACTGGTTAAGCCGCGGACCGGGACTAAATATATTAGCAGCGGCGTCACGGGCGGCAAGGAAGAAAAGGAGAACAATCAATAGCACCCCCCCGGCATAAAGGAGGAAACGATGCCCTTTCCCTTTCCTCTCCTCGGTGAGAAGGTGATTGACCCCAAAACCGGCAAGGACCGATATGGAAAAGCCGGCAAGGAAGAATATCATCCCTGGACCCCTAAACATCTTTATCCCGGGCAGGAGGTGATAAGGGAGGCGATAAAAAGGGGTGTTGCCGCCCCATGCCATTAACAGGGTGACAACAAAGGCAAATAGGAAAAACTTAACATTTGGCTTTTTCCAGGAGCGGATGATGGCGACAACGGCAAACAGGAGGGGCAAAATCCCCAAATATTCGCTATGGAGTTTGAACGGGTTTTTGCTCCAGTAGTTTTCCAGACCGCCAGAGAATTTTGGGGTTAACAGGTCAAAGACCTCGGCAACGGGCATTGACCAGGAGGTGGCATATTCATACCCTCTTTCCGCACCCCGCGCGCTGTAAGGCAAATTGGCATAAACCGGCAGATACTGAATTGCGGCCAGGCAACCGGCAAAAAACATACCAAGGGCAAAATAGCAGATGAGCTTGGGTGCCAGATTGGGTTTTTTCTCCTGACGGACGGTGCGGATGAGACAAAAGATAAACCAGGCAACAAGGATGAGTCCGGTGTAATACACCTTCTGGATATGACCGGAGAGCAGTTGCAGGGCGATGACAAGACCGGTGAGAAGGAACCAGAAGAACTGGCGCCGGTTGATGCCCCGGGTCAAAAAGAAAATCGCCAGGGGCATAAGTGCGGAGCCAATCAGTCTGCCATCATGACCGGCATAGGCAAGGGTCAAGAGGCTCCCGGAGAACATATAGGCAACACCGGCAAGGAAGGCGGCAACGGTTTGTAGTTTCAGCTCTTTGAGAAAGAGATAGGCGCCCAGTCCGGCAAGAAAGGTGTGGAGAAAGAATGTCCAGGCCCAGACAGTATGGACTGGGAGAATAAGGCGCAAGAGGATTGTCGGATAGAAAAGGTCGCCAAAAAAGGCGGCAACAGTGGGCTGACCCGAGAGTATCTGCGGCTGCCAGAAGGCGATGTTGAAATGACTGCGGATGTATTCTGCCATAAAATGGCGCTGGGCATAGCCACCGGCGCCGATGAAGTCGGTGCCAAACAT harbors:
- the nrdR gene encoding transcriptional regulator NrdR → MKCPYCLNEEDKVLDSRPAQEGNAIRRRRECLKCGKRFTTYEYIERTPLMVVKRDGRHEPYDRQKVINGILLACRKRPVGRAEIEKLVDAVENRLSEDGRIEVSSAELGEMVLAQLINIDPVAYVRFASVYRQFNSPEQFVEELKNLKKGGIGGSTEKKDEKE
- the nrdD gene encoding anaerobic ribonucleoside-triphosphate reductase, which encodes MAAPRKRTKKNNQQNDLAKQMVNESERLQRLFRKVQKRSGDLVDFDINKITTAIFNAARAVGGEDYARAQWLAEKVVEYLYAQRGPHIPTVDEIGDAVEKILIENGHAQTAKAFILKREERARARRLHAARIKPNIGGKRDTTEFALFVRSSDDTIRQWDRSRISRALVREAGLDPDDAEEIAREVEEIIINANVKRVTSSLVRELVNAKLIERGLEEHRRRHARLGVPIADVENLILYKNRENANTPHNPEATNMTLAEWTLKQFALSSVFDSDIADAHTWGDIHLHDLGFINRPYCSGQSLEYVKKFGLNLPNALSMAKPARHPETLLAHMVKFSAALQGHFAGAIGWDAVNIFFAPFLTGMSDRDIHQLAQMLVFEYSQQNVARGGQAIFSDINLYWEIPNHFANVEAIGPGGEYTGKKYGEYLTEAQRFLWAIFDVYLEGDGSGRPFFFPKPLVHMTENFFKTPGSKEFLEHIADVAAEKGNTYFVFDRGKTAKVSECCRLSFRLDEHDLCDAQTPWKMRYCALQNVTLNLPRVAYLANHNDDTLFRLLRERMEMIARAHLEKKTFIEKLLALKNEGPLALLTMNPDGEPYLRLHRVTYLVGILGLNELVQYHLGQELHESEQAFRFGLKVIAFLNLECKRLARMHNIRLVLEQTPAESTAYRLAKLDLEFYPEQALQVVKGDINSGSVYYTNSTYLNISAPIDPIERVYYEGKFHDMIEAGALTHVWLADSRPPKESIANFVLKTFHQTRNAQIAFSPEFTTCARCHRTSRGLNSTCPWCHSADVDHITRVTGYFSRVSGWNAGKRQELKDRYKTDLKAIKESLHRNG
- a CDS encoding DUF167 domain-containing protein gives rise to the protein MQIQVLVKPRSNVNKVIPNPDGSFTVTVAAPPVEGKANQAVVAALAEFFKVPKTFIRLVAGERSRRKIFQITERG
- a CDS encoding Rne/Rng family ribonuclease; this translates as MKVKTKIFVSANEWETRVAVFENDRLVEFYVERAEQQNLVGRIYKGRVENVVKGLRGAFINIGLRKNGFLPLTEIPEFDTLEEEGEESEGGRPQPRTISLREGEEILVQVVKDPFAEKGARLTSFVSIPGRYLVYFPNVQRIGISRRISDRKERNRLREAVRQFKSHHAGVIIRTVAQEASYEDLRLEYQELERIWEEVRAKAEQVASPAVLYEEPSIAIKVVRDLLNESVEKVVVDYEPSYKEIGNYISRVAPRLKRRVELYQGETPLLEQVGVEAELERLFHKRIWLKGGGFITIDQTEAMVAIDVNTGRSAQEENPEKLILETNLEAAAEIARQIRLRDLAGLIIIDFIDMEDPKNTERVVQELKAQLANDRAKSDFSKMSRFGLLEMTRERTRPGMMYLLFETCPVCQGSGRVRSRSEVAMRIERMILTKLPKLRGRRIRILAAPALTEFLTTEWYERLAEFARRYELAIDVKTDYQLAPTEFKLLTEAT
- a CDS encoding TIGR03960 family B12-binding radical SAM protein, which produces MFERISEVLPLVTKPIRYTGGEYNTFYAEPEPGRVNWVLALPDVYEIGMSNYGLRILYSILNRLPNTGCERSYVPWPDFAALLKAKGLPLYALESKRPVYEFDILGISLQSELSYTNILYLLDLAKIPLHREERTTAHPLIVAGGPCTVNPLPLIDFIDVFVVGDGEEVVREISAVYQEWDHKSRDGLLRALARLKGVFVPGYTDCKDGQVLRRVVSELREEDFPLPPVVPICEITHDRLTVEIARGCVRGCRFCQAGIINRPVRFRDVDQIVRLAERGIRASGWEEVSLLSLSALDYPYLLELVRRLNEKLKERRVAISLPSTRGEDFSPELALNLQEVKKAGLTFAPETASSRLRRFINKNIPEEKILESVRNALDAGWAGVKLYFMIGLPGETEDDVREIARFVNEIARLCRGRMVRFNLTPFIPKPHTPLQWAGFADLKETQAKLAMLKALVNRRNIKPKWENPECSYVQALLARGDERLGQVIERVYHSGGIFQEWTEFFKFSLWQEALDAAGISPEIYLQERKVDERLPWDFIDVGVNKEFLLSEYRRAQAGEETPDCLQAGCTNCGACLGPKPNLPQPPTKRESQEKVYGRRPVPVLSYGELKNRFRLKYVVEEQFRFSAHLDRVRAFYRALRRSDLPIVYTKGFAPKPMLSFGPPLPVGLISDGEYVDIYTSYQYSGNILRDLGPFLPKGLRIVVAQLVPQTSPALGEIINLGRYEISLPNFLAERMQNAPGVPGVRGFCQHDEDVYLLDLTIAPGIKLFDTLEQILKIPAPEIRCLRIKRKDCLVIRDGKLLSPFGEPVAD
- a CDS encoding YfhO family protein; the encoded protein is MAKKHRARPAPAQKPAWSIPEEKLHLYAVGALFLLPLFFYARFLFGSVMMFGTDFIGAGGYAQRHFMAEYIRSHFNIAFWQPQILSGQPTVAAFFGDLFYPTILLRLILPVHTVWAWTFFLHTFLAGLGAYLFLKELKLQTVAAFLAGVAYMFSGSLLTLAYAGHDGRLIGSALMPLAIFFLTRGINRRQFFWFLLTGLVIALQLLSGHIQKVYYTGLILVAWFIFCLIRTVRQEKKPNLAPKLICYFALGMFFAGCLAAIQYLPVYANLPYSARGAERGYEYATSWSMPVAEVFDLLTPKFSGGLENYWSKNPFKLHSEYLGILPLLFAVVAIIRSWKKPNVKFFLFAFVVTLLMAWGGNTPFYRLPYHLLPGIKMFRGPGMIFFLAGFSISVLAGFGVNHLLTEERKGKGHRFLLYAGGVLLIVLLFFLAARDAAANIFSPGPRLNQFQANYPALTGGLLFALFLWAIGTGLVFLFNRNRIAKPVFAGICAVIMTIDIGISLRLWDNQRGYIRSIPHPKEYFSPDEVVRFLKQDSSFYRVLPLHYDRSDEGELWLHNIYSVAGQIPNPLQSYQDFIGAGKSVMFQANNLLNPNFMNLLNIKYIITYNLPEDVSMFDPQSQQVISQLKSYFSQPQFERVFTGGRYTIFENKDLLPRAFITPDYQVVKDKDEVISLLMQKEFDPGKTALVYEAPGYKPVVDSNPSPATQCTILYYDANRIRVKANVSTPGILVLSENFHPDWQVTVDGKPAKLLQAFHTLRAVALEPGEHTVEFAYRSRSYQIGLFLSLLATLILLVFLIIFLLRRRVSDQNLQN